The Brassica napus cultivar Da-Ae chromosome C1, Da-Ae, whole genome shotgun sequence DNA segment TTTGAAACCATTATGAATGAAGGGGAATGGTTTGGGATTACTAATTTCAAATTAGAACACAGTTTCGGCAGAGTAAGAATGACCAAGAACCGATACAATGTTATTCTCTCTGAAAAATCGATCATTTTTAAGAGTGAGCCAACTACGTACTGCAACTACTATGCGTTCAAACCATTTGGTTCAATTATCTGTGGTCTTGCTCATCCAATGTACTGTATTGGTATGTCTTATTAAGTTTTCTCATTCTCTTTTATATTGTCTTAGTTGAAATTAATTTGGTGTTTTTCATGTTGGCATAAATGTTTTAGACTTATACGGAGCACTGGTTGGTGTTGGGTCGCTTGAAACATATGTATTACAAGGCGATGGAGTTGGGGATAATTCTCTGGATAACAAATTGGTCTTCTCCCTGATAAACCCAGAGTATGTACACCAAATTACTTTGCAACTTTTGTAGTctgatttgaaattttatacATTTCATAATGGTTAATTCTGTTTTCTACAACTACTGACAGATTCATTCAAATAAAATGTATTGCTTATGGAAGTACTGCTAGAGAACTACATGCTTATTGGTCATCTATAAGGGCTAATgtcattttgtgtgttttaacaTTCTGGCAAATTCAGTGGGGTGAAGGTATTATAACTATATACCATCAAATTGTCATTacgattataaatatatatatatataaatatgatttaatgtaacaaaattcttaaatattgtTTTCGTAGGTGGCTTTAGGTTCATGACAAACCTGGAAGGATGTTCAAAGATTATGTTTAACCCAAGCATTCCGGAAATTGAAGCTTTCAAGAAGAAGTAAGCAAACAATATAGCCTAACTATTAGTAATCTTTACCAACTTAACTTATTCACCTTTATACACTGACACAATATTTTTGGTGATTTCCAGGATTCCAGCAATAGCATTTTGATGACATATATCAAAATACGAAGTTCAGTAATGTTTGGGTTTTTACTATAATATGCAGTGTTTCcttctatttattataattggcttttaataattatatgcaACTTTTCCtttctatttcttatgtttggcttttataataataataatatgcagattttctttcttcttttcgcCTCACAACGTCTATTACCATTGAATCGtatctttattattaatttttgttaaaaacaaaatcgttAACCTAATTATGAAAGGCTACAATCACAGAAGTGTACAATCTATTTATTGGTTTAGATTATATgggatttaataaaaaaatgaaaacgttTTGCAAATACATGGAAGGTAAATTCTGATTTTGACCGCGAACCCAGAACAAGCTTCACTCCGCTTCGAAGCATTATTAGATGTTATAGTACAAGAGTGGCATCATTTTTGCCTTATCCACGTCTATTGCTCACTCCCTCTTCAATTTAGAAGAAATCCAAATACTGAGAAGGAGTTATTAGATGTTAGAATCAACATAAATATCGTTTGACCACGAATCtcataaacaaaacatataaaacgACCATAAAATTACCTGAATAATCTTCCACCAAATGAAATTGGTGAATTGCGAAACCCTATTCCCCTTTTGATTAAATTTGCCTGCGTTTTTTTTTCAGTGATGTGAAGCTCGAAATAACCCAATTTTTTCGGCTAACTCATGACACCATGTCTTATCTAATTGGTTagcgtaatttttttaaagccCATTTTCTAAAACGTTTACAGgtttcacaaatttataaaaaagtccATGTGGTCCATTATAAACCtgaacattttaattttacgaaGCACATGATGAATCAGGTTTGTTAAAAACCTTGTGTTCATTACGGAAGCTGACTATATTAATTTCACATGCGCTATATGGTTTGGTAAATTTATActatagtttaaatatttttctgtatatattataagtttctatatgtttattaagcaaaaaaaaatctataaaaactAACCTCATATTTCCTTAAAATTACGTATTTTTcagaattaaaacaaattactGTATCAACAAAAATAGCCATTAcaatagactttttttttttgaaaaagtacaATAGACTTTCCAACGGGTATATAATGATATAGTTCCAacacttttttctattttcgtACATAACTACATGGTAgggaataaattatttttaaacaaggCAATTTTACACtattcaaaattcaaatttatttcaaaaaaatatttaaccccgcgcaaggcgcgggtctcaTCCTAGTAAGAACTAATTTGTTAGCTGATACATTGTTGGGAACAAGTTTTATTAgcagatatttatttattatttaatagatattttgTTAGCTGATACACGACGTAGGACTATAGATCTATTATTCAACAGCATGTATATTATTGATTCTTTTAACATcagataaataattataatttgttaACAAAACATGTAGCTGTTACATGGTTTTTTAGATGTTACATGGTTTGGACACATGACTTGTTAGATGATACATTGTTTTGGGTACACGGTTTGTTAGTAGATAAGTTTGATATTATCTGATACACATTTTGTTAGATGTACACAACTTATGACCAAAGAATGAGTATTCACTAGTTTGTATGATTCTTTTAACATAAGACAAATAATTATAACTTCTTAACAAAACATGTAGTTGTTACATTGTTTCTTAGATGTTACATGGTTTGGATACATGACATATTATATGATACATTGTTTTGGGTACATGGTTTGCTAGTTGATAAGGTAGTTATTATCTGATACTTGATTTGTTATATGATATATGATTTTGAcgccaaaaaattgaaaatttactATTATGTAAGTTATCTTTTAACTCTAATTTTAGAGCCCCAAACTTTTGAtgatcttctcttcttctttatctCGTTTTTGACCACCATTTCTAAATATTTGAATCATTTATTTCTCAATATTTGAATcttttaacaataatttttgagCCCCAAACTTTTGTTGAATCGTTTTGGCCTCCATTTCTCTAAAATTAGAGTTAAAGGACGTTAGAATTTCAgaatgaatgaaaaaaataagagtAATGAGTTTATATGAAAGTTTTGATTTGTCAATCAAACcgaataaatttgaaaatctaaattgtatcatgaagaaaaaaaagaaataaatgaagTGCTTTTTTACAGATAAAAAAAGCAGGTGAAAAAGAATGGagtaagaaaaatgaaaagaagcTACATATTTGCTTTTGTGTAAAACGAAAAAGAAGCTACATGTAAAACGAAAAAGAAGaggtaaaagaaaaagagtgagGTTGGATGAAAGAGAATATCAGAGGAAGGAAAATACTAGAGGGAAGAGAGTGTTAGAGAAAGGAAATAATAGCACTCTGACTTCTCTGTAATTCTCAGCAACGAACCGAAAGTTGTGTCAGATGGAGAAGGGCTTTTTCGTCCAATGCCGAACACAACTGTGTGTTTTGTGCCTCAGCTGTCATTCAGAGTGTAAATCTCCAATTTGAACCTCATTTGTGGGTAATCCACTAAATCAACCATaacaaaatcttatttttttaaaagtcttgTTTTTGAACTTGCTCCTTTGGATCCGATTTTGTCATACTCCTCACTTGTGGCTATTAGTTACTTAACTGGAAACCAAAGCCCTGCAAACATAAGAGAGAGAaaccggagagagagagagagagagagtagctAGGTCCCTCTCGAGAGGTTACGTCTGCCGATGATCGTTTACAGGACAGGCTGATATGGGGGGgggacaagcggtgcgaccGCCCCAGACCCAAAATCGTGTTCCCCTGTAACATGACAATTAAGGAcccaatattttttatatatacacatttttatatagaaaatttaaatattcattgAATTTGCTTTAAAAGGGGcgctaaaatattttacatgtatataatttgttttttatcaaaaaaattataaagatattgatgtaaaaaattttaaatatattta contains these protein-coding regions:
- the LOC106378221 gene encoding uncharacterized protein LOC106378221, translating into MSQFTLLANLDLSIKNPTVRVKVISKWRVNSPSRIHKNTILFCDEKGVTIQGTIRDAFPKSFETIMNEGEWFGITNFKLEHSFGRVRMTKNRYNVILSEKSIIFKSEPTTYCNYYAFKPFGSIICGLAHPMYCIDLYGALVGVGSLETYVLQGDGVGDNSLDNKLVFSLINPEFIQIKCIAYGSTARELHAYWSSIRANVILCVLTFWQIQWGEGGFRFMTNLEGCSKIMFNPSIPEIEAFKKK